Genomic window (Culex pipiens pallens isolate TS chromosome 3, TS_CPP_V2, whole genome shotgun sequence):
TTCTATTTTATTAACCTTGAATTCCAACAGACTGCGAAATATTGAACCTCTTCACGACAAGAGATGATGACGACGAAGAGCTGCAGCTGTAGAATTGATTATCTTCGCAACGGTCGCAACCCACCGGTGGCTGATGCAGAAGGTAGTGATGAAAAGTTCAATGAGAAAAGccaaaagaaaacaagaaaactgtTTCGGTATAAAACTCCAAACTTTTCAAAGCTCAATCATCAGTCAGTTGTGATCGGTTGTTCAAGTCACATCAAGGAAAGGCAAACATGAAGGTAGGTTCAGCTGAAACGGTTCCGATGATGTCATATTAAACTTGATTCAAATTCTAGGCGTTCATTGTGTTATCTATGGCCGTGGCCATCGCTAGCTGTGCGGCAGTCGACAACTCCCAAAAGGACAAGCGCGGAATCTGGGAAGAAGGACACCAGGACAACTACGCTTTCTCCGAGCACCACAACGGGTACGATCATCATCAGCAGTATCAGAACCAGCATGATCTGTACGACCACCAGGACGAGCATCACGGACATCACGAGCATGACGACGACGAGCATCACTACCAGAACACTCACGACTGGGAACCAAAGAAGGAGGTCAAGCACATCATCACCAAGAAGATCCCCGTCCCGTACCCAGTTGAGGTCGAGAAGCACGTACCAGTCCACGTGAACGTCCCGTACCCGGTGCACACCGAAACCAAGGTCCCGGTGGTCGT
Coding sequences:
- the LOC120414008 gene encoding cytadherence high molecular weight protein 3-like: MKAFIVLSMAVAIASCAAVDNSQKDKRGIWEEGHQDNYAFSEHHNGYDHHQQYQNQHDLYDHQDEHHGHHEHDDDEHHYQNTHDWEPKKEVKHIITKKIPVPYPVEVEKHVPVHVNVPYPVHTETKVPVVVEKKYPVYVEKKYPVQVDRPVPYPVEVKVPVYKKEYVEVPKPYAVHVEKPYPVYVKEPVYIEKPVPFTVYIKKTHKKPFWG